One genomic segment of Bacillota bacterium includes these proteins:
- a CDS encoding transposase: protein MMNNQRVEPCYNIQTTVDSKNKLIVDFEATNEAADQHSLSKMAIRAKEILRADQLEVTADKGYYDSQDIKMAVDARIIPFIPKPARSRPKEEKLFAKEEFTYDRTKDVYICPTKRELTFLKKVGDRGRKMRLYERQSCPSCTLKEKCTKALKRTVTRWEHEHILEEMQERVLLNQDKIRIRQWLSEHPFGTVKRSFDQGFMLLRGLKKVNT from the coding sequence ATGATGAACAACCAAAGAGTTGAGCCCTGCTACAACATCCAGACAACGGTTGATTCAAAGAACAAGCTCATTGTTGATTTTGAAGCGACAAATGAAGCGGCTGACCAGCACAGCTTAAGCAAAATGGCAATAAGGGCAAAAGAAATACTTAGAGCGGACCAGTTAGAAGTAACGGCTGATAAAGGCTACTATGACAGCCAGGATATAAAGATGGCAGTTGATGCAAGAATAATTCCTTTCATTCCAAAGCCGGCAAGAAGTAGGCCAAAAGAAGAGAAGCTTTTTGCAAAAGAAGAATTTACATACGACAGGACAAAAGATGTATATATCTGCCCCACAAAACGGGAGCTTACCTTCTTAAAAAAAGTCGGTGATCGCGGAAGAAAAATGCGCCTTTACGAGAGACAAAGTTGTCCAAGCTGTACCCTCAAAGAAAAATGCACTAAAGCATTAAAAAGAACCGTTACCAGGTGGGAACACGAACATATACTTGAAGAAATGCAAGAGCGAGTACTTCTAAACCAAGACAAGATAAGAATTAGGCAGTGGTTATCAGAGCACCCCTTTGGAACAGTTAAAAGGTCTTTTGACCAGGGATTTATGCTACTTAGAGGACTAAAGAAAGTAAATACTTAA
- a CDS encoding transposase → MVSLGFKYAVTKETGRPPYDPKDMLKLYIYGYLNRIRSSRRLEKETQRNVEVMWLIKRLTPDFKTIADFRATNTGAIRSVFK, encoded by the coding sequence ATGGTCTCCCTTGGATTCAAATATGCAGTAACAAAAGAAACCGGCAGACCCCCTTATGATCCCAAAGATATGCTAAAGCTATATATCTACGGATACTTAAACAGAATCCGTTCTTCAAGAAGACTGGAAAAAGAAACCCAAAGAAATGTTGAGGTTATGTGGCTTATTAAAAGACTTACCCCCGACTTTAAAACAATAGCTGATTTTAGAGCCACTAACACTGGAGCAATAAGGTCCGTCTTCAAATAG
- a CDS encoding chitobiase/beta-hexosaminidase C-terminal domain-containing protein, protein MRTLFFSKRFLVFRTGLVFLLVFLLVFELVPLPLLSSLGKYSSSVVQAAISQPDSSTTSTSQSSAEKNSSEQSKTNPQPKEIIEKRTATTKTFDKGNGTYAMELYSAPVHYLENGTWKDIDSNIKQNSTGDFENTANRFKAKFAPKSKSPNLFSFEYDGAKVTYSLAESQAADVTPKVDGDRITYENILSDTDLREMVSRNGVKEDIILKKYTGKNTFTFELKAAGVKAVKEADGSISFYRKGKEPKERVFFIPRSYMVDSNIDPQSDEPKRSDNVTADIVQKGASTYITITADDAWLKSPERVYPVYIDPWTYMDRSQGDPEGDSYTSTMYPDTNFDRDWNASAGYYQMKCGYYPDGITGTNYPYIQINTSRLNGKLITLANFKVFCQHSYYVYTLTPVWLNICTNSWNANTITYNNRPGDYGTGISTSVVRGNWAVFDVTSFVGSWTSGWSNNFGFMLHENGNGQTHWKKFRSQENNYDIPHLYVEYYDPPGISSAPYGNAANSSNGFINLSWDAVPGATGYKLWIYNGSYYESFDVGNTTSWSTQGRGIWPTASEIATGRYALHHDGAGTELADDPSPVYRNSGGSYPNNQNYWFRVSAYNAYSETTIWANVTTPYIPDRTAPPAIAKSSVSLSHTRNADGTINIKTDWTGINDYITGSNYGTNHYNLELEKLDATTGSSLGKVTATPSHTGTGTHTYTFSNVPGDLHYKVHITTYDNNGNFPYSGSISNPAATTSDLYDPAPPTTTCSLEGTLGENGWYTSDVTVTISASDGLGSGISGTEYSFDNTSWIAYTAPFVLSSEGMTTAYYRSADNAGNAEATKSEIVKISKIPVAYASPAGGAYNSAQQVMLSANKPASIYYTLDETTPTASSTQYVGLPIDIIVTTTLKFIAIDTVGNQSQIYTETYTIDTAAPTVNISSPADGSLTNDATPQLEYTATDSGSGISSIVAKVDGATVSKVSGDSLDSLSDVQHTVVVTATDAAVNSSSAASTFTVDAAVPTASATPIGGLYNSAQSVDLAASKPASIYYTTGGTTPTASSIQYIGLPISVLGTTTLKFIAIDQAGNQSQIYTETYTIDLISPGISITSPSNDSTVTAEVTITASGSDNLSLSQMGLTVKKYGTNDIMDLGTRDETGTSCSESWHLDTAKLTDGEYVITLSATDTAGNSSSTQVNIKVANIPEKIGLGYWGMSNNRYGKVNIASGNFVVSQADVDLPGRGLGTDVVRVYNSQAKISGPLGWGWRLSVPEISEYSDGSVVVIRGDATKLLYTKNIDGTYKRPAGSYESLTKNADNTFTWKFKDGTKYIFNRANRKVAVQDKNGNTVLYQCDSSNRLASITDPSGRITNLSYDAITGKLASVQDYTGRTWSYTYDANGDLVRVTDPLNYGQSFAYDTEHKLTSITDENTNTASFTYSGNKLATVKDPAPLNSTTSYGYPASGQFEETDARNNKATYVYNANWNITSVTDAKGNTTEFTYDENYNVLTNKNALGKITTYTYDSNGNVLSVTNPLGDTVSFTYDADNNMLSKTNARNFTTTYAYDSRGNKIVETDALNNITTYTYDEFGNMLSMTDELGHKTTYAYDAYGNQTGSADAQNHTTSAAYNAQGNKVSDTDGNGFTTNYAYDVLGRMLSTTDPENKVTTYQYDGVGNKTKEIDAKGNPTAFEYDVAGNLTKATDALGHASTYAYDSVGNKINERDAEGKTTDYTYDELNRMLSVTVAKLDTTPTVTSYTYDAVGNKLISKDSKGVITAWEYDDIGRVTKLTEPGNKVTLTSYDKNGNVISQTAPNTKVTTNVYDELDRLTQVNNPDGKTVKYTYDAEGNKKTVVDSHGTTTYEYDACDELIKETKPSGKTITYTYDATHKLSGKVADGKGETYNYDKSENLISIVESSTGTHIADYTYDANRNKATESLGDGSSATYTYDAANRIIALDTLYIDGVTPGGLVCTYYANDQIKSIGSPNVEWLSDTYEYDAQNRLSRITAYTGQVTEYTFDSVGNRILMSEPFDGEVYNTTYTYDTATNQLLKLQRWDGTTVDYAYDANGNTIGRKRSGESTETFEYNSDNQLTKVTKPNGDKILFTYDGDNTRTSKTIVKTVNGTTTTETVNYLYEDDLLVAELDQNGSAISRYTYDDKGAPVSVERGGVRYYFHLNILGDVEWITNGAEEIQAYGYDPYGHIIDIKSATFDTPFTYRAKYGYIYDQETGLYFLKSRYYDPEIGRFTTKDRFEGFEDAPASQHPYIYCGNDPVNKVDPDGEWFWVAVGAAWGAFDGYTYAKAHNYSGWKVAASIGVGAGLGAVTSSERLGLMAFKGVMTAGRVANTALKVKYAARLADTAGRNVVRIDEVTEIGLKGKAHFEKAVQMKIRTPHVHNYTPRINPRDTSKISYKEYVRPAKWKDLRAARKVIKKSRRGRR, encoded by the coding sequence GTGCGCACTTTATTTTTCAGCAAGAGGTTTTTGGTTTTTAGAACTGGTTTGGTCTTCCTGTTGGTGTTTCTACTTGTCTTTGAACTCGTCCCTCTTCCTCTGTTAAGCAGTCTGGGTAAGTATAGCTCATCTGTTGTGCAGGCTGCAATTAGTCAACCTGATAGCAGCACAACGTCTACCAGCCAATCTTCGGCTGAAAAAAATTCTTCCGAACAATCAAAAACTAATCCCCAGCCCAAGGAGATTATTGAGAAAAGAACCGCAACCACAAAGACATTTGACAAGGGCAATGGCACTTATGCCATGGAACTTTATTCAGCTCCTGTTCACTACCTTGAAAACGGCACTTGGAAAGATATCGATTCAAATATTAAGCAAAACAGCACTGGCGATTTTGAGAACACTGCGAATCGCTTTAAAGCTAAGTTTGCTCCTAAAAGCAAGTCACCAAACCTGTTCTCTTTTGAATATGATGGCGCTAAGGTAACTTACTCTTTAGCCGAGAGCCAAGCCGCTGATGTCACACCTAAGGTAGATGGCGACAGAATTACATACGAAAACATCCTTTCTGACACTGACCTTCGAGAGATGGTTTCAAGAAACGGCGTAAAAGAAGATATCATCCTTAAGAAATATACAGGTAAAAACACTTTTACCTTTGAACTAAAAGCGGCAGGTGTTAAGGCTGTAAAAGAAGCAGACGGCTCAATAAGTTTTTACAGAAAAGGGAAAGAGCCTAAAGAGAGGGTATTCTTTATCCCAAGGTCCTACATGGTCGACTCAAATATTGATCCCCAGTCAGATGAGCCGAAAAGATCAGACAACGTTACCGCTGACATAGTACAGAAGGGTGCAAGCACTTACATAACGATTACTGCAGATGATGCATGGCTAAAATCCCCTGAGCGGGTTTATCCGGTCTACATTGACCCTTGGACCTATATGGATAGGTCACAGGGAGATCCTGAAGGTGACTCTTATACTTCAACAATGTATCCAGACACTAACTTTGATAGAGATTGGAACGCCAGTGCTGGCTATTATCAAATGAAATGCGGCTATTATCCTGACGGCATAACGGGGACAAACTATCCCTATATACAGATCAATACCTCCCGGTTAAATGGAAAGCTTATTACCTTAGCGAATTTTAAGGTATTCTGCCAGCACTCATATTATGTTTATACCTTAACGCCAGTATGGCTAAATATCTGCACCAACTCGTGGAATGCCAATACGATAACTTATAATAATAGGCCTGGCGATTATGGTACTGGTATATCAACTTCGGTAGTCAGGGGAAACTGGGCTGTTTTTGACGTGACCTCTTTTGTTGGTTCCTGGACATCCGGTTGGTCAAACAATTTTGGCTTTATGCTACATGAGAATGGCAATGGACAAACCCATTGGAAGAAGTTCCGGTCCCAAGAGAATAACTACGACATACCACACCTATATGTAGAGTATTACGACCCACCGGGGATTAGCTCTGCACCATATGGCAATGCGGCAAACAGCAGCAACGGGTTTATAAATCTATCTTGGGATGCTGTGCCCGGTGCTACCGGTTACAAGCTGTGGATTTATAACGGCAGCTACTACGAATCTTTCGACGTAGGGAATACGACTAGCTGGTCCACGCAAGGCAGGGGAATCTGGCCGACGGCAAGCGAAATAGCTACTGGAAGGTATGCCTTACATCACGATGGTGCTGGCACAGAGCTTGCCGATGACCCAAGTCCGGTATATAGAAACTCGGGCGGTAGTTACCCTAATAATCAAAACTACTGGTTCAGAGTTTCTGCATATAACGCATATAGCGAAACAACTATATGGGCAAATGTCACTACCCCATATATCCCAGATAGAACAGCGCCTCCAGCCATAGCAAAATCAAGCGTGAGTCTTAGCCATACAAGGAATGCTGATGGCACCATAAACATTAAAACCGATTGGACAGGCATAAACGATTATATTACTGGCTCCAACTATGGAACAAACCATTATAACTTGGAACTTGAGAAGTTAGATGCCACAACAGGATCCAGCTTAGGGAAAGTAACAGCGACTCCAAGTCATACCGGAACTGGCACACATACCTATACCTTCTCCAATGTGCCGGGCGACTTACATTACAAAGTTCACATAACCACTTATGACAACAACGGCAACTTCCCTTATTCCGGCAGCATTAGCAACCCTGCCGCGACTACATCGGACCTTTACGATCCAGCGCCCCCAACTACCACATGTAGTCTAGAGGGAACTCTTGGAGAAAACGGCTGGTATACCTCAGATGTTACCGTAACTATTTCTGCAAGTGATGGACTGGGCTCTGGCATCTCTGGAACAGAATATAGCTTTGACAATACAAGCTGGATTGCCTATACCGCACCTTTTGTACTCTCAAGCGAGGGGATGACAACTGCTTATTACCGCTCAGCGGACAATGCTGGAAACGCTGAGGCAACTAAGAGCGAGATAGTTAAGATAAGTAAAATCCCGGTGGCTTATGCGTCACCCGCCGGTGGTGCATATAACTCCGCCCAGCAGGTAATGCTTTCTGCAAATAAGCCGGCTTCCATATACTACACGCTTGATGAAACAACTCCTACCGCATCGAGCACCCAGTACGTAGGTTTGCCAATTGACATCATCGTAACGACAACCCTTAAATTCATAGCTATCGATACAGTTGGCAACCAGTCTCAGATATATACCGAGACTTATACCATAGATACAGCTGCACCAACGGTTAACATCTCTTCACCTGCAGATGGATCGCTGACTAACGATGCAACCCCGCAGCTAGAATACACCGCTACCGATAGCGGCTCAGGAATATCAAGTATTGTAGCAAAAGTCGACGGGGCGACTGTAAGCAAGGTATCCGGAGATAGTCTAGATTCTCTCTCCGACGTTCAGCACACGGTAGTGGTTACCGCAACAGATGCCGCAGTAAACTCAAGCTCTGCTGCATCAACATTTACGGTTGATGCAGCCGTGCCGACTGCAAGTGCAACCCCAATCGGCGGCCTTTATAACTCAGCCCAGTCAGTCGATTTGGCGGCATCTAAGCCTGCCTCTATCTACTACACCACCGGTGGGACGACGCCCACCGCATCGAGCATTCAGTATATTGGATTGCCGATAAGCGTCCTGGGGACAACAACTTTAAAATTCATTGCAATTGATCAGGCAGGCAACCAGTCGCAGATATATACCGAGACCTATACAATCGACCTAATCTCTCCAGGCATTAGCATAACCTCACCGAGCAACGATTCTACGGTAACTGCAGAGGTAACCATTACGGCTTCTGGGAGTGACAATCTATCCCTAAGCCAAATGGGCTTAACAGTTAAAAAATATGGCACCAACGATATAATGGACCTTGGTACAAGGGACGAAACCGGAACAAGTTGTTCTGAGTCTTGGCACTTAGATACCGCAAAGCTAACCGATGGCGAGTATGTAATCACCTTATCCGCAACAGACACCGCCGGCAATTCAAGCTCTACCCAGGTAAATATTAAGGTTGCAAATATCCCGGAGAAAATAGGGCTTGGCTACTGGGGTATGTCGAACAATAGATACGGCAAGGTAAATATCGCTAGCGGAAACTTTGTCGTATCGCAAGCGGACGTCGATCTTCCTGGCCGGGGTCTTGGTACCGATGTTGTGAGAGTTTACAATAGTCAAGCCAAGATAAGCGGCCCATTAGGTTGGGGTTGGCGCCTTAGTGTGCCGGAGATATCCGAGTATAGCGATGGGTCAGTTGTTGTTATACGCGGAGATGCCACAAAGCTTCTTTATACTAAAAACATCGATGGCACGTATAAGCGACCTGCAGGCAGCTACGAGAGTCTCACGAAAAATGCTGACAATACTTTCACCTGGAAGTTTAAAGACGGCACCAAGTACATATTCAACAGGGCAAACAGGAAGGTAGCCGTGCAAGATAAAAATGGAAATACTGTTCTTTATCAATGCGACTCATCGAATAGACTTGCTAGTATCACCGACCCGTCCGGCAGAATTACAAACCTAAGCTATGATGCAATAACCGGTAAGCTCGCATCGGTTCAGGACTATACTGGGCGCACCTGGAGCTATACTTACGATGCTAACGGAGATCTTGTTCGGGTAACCGATCCACTAAATTACGGGCAATCGTTTGCGTATGATACCGAACACAAGCTCACCTCTATAACCGATGAGAACACCAATACCGCAAGCTTTACTTACTCGGGAAATAAACTTGCCACAGTAAAGGATCCCGCTCCGCTGAACAGCACAACAAGCTACGGCTATCCCGCCAGTGGTCAATTCGAAGAGACGGATGCAAGAAACAACAAAGCCACTTACGTGTATAATGCCAATTGGAATATAACATCAGTTACCGACGCCAAGGGAAACACCACAGAATTTACATATGACGAGAACTACAATGTTCTAACCAACAAGAACGCGCTTGGCAAGATAACCACCTACACTTACGATTCCAATGGCAATGTGTTAAGTGTGACTAATCCGCTAGGTGACACCGTCAGCTTTACCTACGACGCAGACAACAATATGCTTAGCAAAACTAATGCACGAAACTTTACGACAACCTATGCCTATGATAGCAGGGGCAATAAAATTGTAGAGACCGATGCGCTAAACAATATCACAACATACACCTACGACGAGTTTGGCAATATGCTCAGCATGACCGATGAGCTGGGACACAAGACCACCTACGCCTACGATGCCTATGGCAACCAAACAGGCTCGGCCGATGCTCAGAATCACACAACGAGCGCTGCCTATAATGCGCAGGGCAACAAGGTAAGTGATACCGATGGAAACGGCTTCACCACTAACTATGCTTACGATGTGCTGGGGCGCATGCTTAGCACAACCGACCCAGAGAACAAAGTAACGACCTACCAATACGATGGTGTCGGCAACAAGACCAAAGAGATTGATGCCAAGGGCAACCCGACTGCGTTTGAATACGATGTAGCAGGCAACTTAACAAAAGCAACCGATGCTTTAGGCCATGCCTCCACATACGCATACGACTCGGTAGGCAACAAGATAAACGAGAGAGATGCCGAGGGTAAAACTACCGACTACACCTATGATGAGCTAAACCGTATGCTCTCGGTAACTGTTGCCAAGCTAGATACTACTCCGACTGTGACCTCATATACTTATGATGCGGTTGGCAACAAACTTATCTCAAAGGATTCCAAGGGTGTTATAACCGCCTGGGAGTACGATGACATAGGCAGAGTAACTAAGCTCACCGAGCCGGGCAACAAAGTAACGCTTACCTCTTATGACAAAAACGGAAACGTCATATCCCAGACGGCGCCTAACACCAAGGTGACAACAAACGTCTATGATGAGCTTGATCGCTTAACTCAGGTAAATAACCCCGACGGCAAGACTGTAAAGTACACCTACGATGCCGAGGGCAACAAAAAGACTGTGGTCGACTCGCACGGAACGACCACCTACGAGTATGATGCATGCGATGAGCTAATCAAAGAGACAAAGCCGTCTGGTAAGACAATCACATACACGTATGATGCAACGCATAAGCTCTCAGGCAAAGTAGCAGATGGCAAGGGCGAAACCTACAACTATGACAAAAGCGAGAACCTGATAAGCATAGTGGAATCAAGCACGGGCACACACATAGCCGACTATACCTACGACGCCAACAGAAACAAAGCTACCGAAAGCCTTGGTGATGGGTCGAGCGCAACCTATACCTACGATGCCGCAAATAGAATTATAGCCCTTGATACCCTATATATAGATGGCGTTACTCCTGGAGGGCTTGTATGTACTTACTACGCTAATGACCAGATTAAATCCATCGGCAGCCCAAATGTTGAATGGCTCAGCGACACCTATGAGTACGACGCCCAAAACAGGCTCTCAAGGATAACTGCTTACACAGGACAAGTCACAGAATATACCTTCGACTCTGTTGGGAATCGCATACTAATGTCGGAGCCTTTTGATGGTGAGGTCTATAACACCACCTACACCTATGACACCGCCACTAACCAGCTACTAAAGCTACAAAGATGGGACGGCACAACTGTAGACTATGCCTATGATGCAAACGGCAACACTATCGGGCGCAAAAGATCCGGCGAGTCAACCGAGACTTTCGAGTACAATTCAGACAACCAGCTAACAAAGGTAACAAAGCCAAATGGTGACAAGATTCTCTTTACCTACGATGGAGACAACACAAGAACAAGCAAAACTATTGTCAAAACAGTAAACGGCACTACCACAACAGAGACCGTAAACTATCTCTACGAAGATGATCTCCTTGTAGCAGAGCTAGATCAAAACGGCAGCGCCATCTCCCGCTACACCTACGATGACAAAGGGGCACCAGTCTCTGTTGAAAGAGGGGGAGTTCGCTACTACTTCCACTTAAACATACTAGGAGACGTAGAGTGGATAACTAACGGGGCAGAAGAAATACAAGCATATGGCTATGACCCCTACGGCCACATAATAGATATAAAATCTGCCACATTTGATACCCCCTTTACCTACCGGGCAAAGTACGGCTACATCTACGACCAAGAGACTGGTCTTTATTTCCTAAAGAGCCGCTACTATGACCCGGAGATAGGCAGATTTACCACCAAAGACAGATTCGAGGGCTTTGAAGACGCTCCAGCATCTCAGCACCCGTATATCTACTGTGGCAACGACCCAGTAAATAAGGTAGATCCTGATGGGGAATGGTTCTGGGTCGCAGTAGGTGCAGCTTGGGGTGCCTTTGATGGTTATACATATGCCAAGGCGCATAATTATTCAGGATGGAAAGTAGCGGCTTCTATTGGTGTGGGTGCTGGTCTTGGCGCTGTAACTAGCTCTGAGCGACTAGGGTTGATGGCATTTAAGGGTGTTATGACAGCAGGACGTGTTGCGAATACCGCTCTAAAAGTAAAATATGCCGCTCGACTTGCTGATACGGCAGGTAGGAATGTTGTTAGGATTGATGAAGTGACTGAGATCGGTTTAAAAGGAAAGGCGCATTTTGAAAAAGCTGTACAAATGAAAATTCGAACACCCCATGTGCATAACTATACCCCTCGTATAAACCCAAGAGATACTAGTAAAATTAGTTATAAAGAATATGTACGCCCCGCAAAATGGAAGGACTTACGGGCTGCAAGGAAGGTAATTAAGAAGAGTCGCAGAGGTCGTAGATAA